The following proteins are encoded in a genomic region of Catharus ustulatus isolate bCatUst1 chromosome 4, bCatUst1.pri.v2, whole genome shotgun sequence:
- the TMBIM4 gene encoding protein lifeguard 4, whose protein sequence is MAADERYPRSSIEDDFNYGSNVASASVHIRMAFLRKVYSILSIQVLLTTVTSAIFLFSPGVQAFIHERPALVLISFFASLAVMVALPFFSRKHPVNLYLLFGFTLLEAVTIAITVSFYDVSSVLQAFFLTAAVFLGLTLYTLQSKRDFSKFGAGLFACLWILILSSLLRLFFYSETVELLFAAAGALLFCGFIIYDTHLLMHKLSPEDYVVAAISLYLDIINLFLHLLNFVDRK, encoded by the exons ATGGCGGCGGACGAGCGCTACCCGCGGAGCTCCATCGAGGATGACTTCAACTATGGCAGCAACGTGGCCTCGGCCAGCGTCCACATCCGCATGG CATTTCTGCGAAAGGTCTACAGCATTCTTTCTATTCAAGTTCTGTTGACCACAGTCACATCTGCAATTTTCCTATTCTCCCCTGGAGTGCAGGCATTTATTCATGAGAG GCCTGCCTTggttttaatatctttttttgcATCTCTGGCTGTAATGGTGGCACTGCCTTTCTTCAGTCGCAAGCACCCTGTTAATTTATACCTGCTGTTTGGATTT ACGCTACTGGAAGCAGTGACAATTGCCATTACAG TGAGTTTCTATGATGTCTCCAGCGTCTTGCAAGCCTTTTTTCTTACTGCTGCTGTATTTCTTGGATTGACTCTATATACCTTGCAGTCAAAGAGAGACTTCAGCAAATTTGGAGCAGG cctcTTCGCTTGTTTGTGGATTTTAATCTTGTCTTCTTTGTTGAGG CTGTTTTTCTATTCTGAGACGGTGGAGTTGTtgtttgctgcagctggagctcttCTGTTCTGtggatttattatttatgaCACTCATTTGCTGATGCACAAATTGTCTCCTGAAGACTATGTAGTGGCTGCAATCAGTCTCTACCTGGACATCATAAATCTATTCCTGCACCTGCTGAATTTTGTGGATAGGAAATAG